Proteins from a genomic interval of Psychrobacter fulvigenes:
- a CDS encoding DUF924 family protein has translation MNSDARAVLDFWFDKNNEQYWFAQNDDFDKQIKEKFGNIWQSAKHGECVTWRLATSQTDSNSSITALAGRLAEIIVLDQFSRNLCRGQADAFAQDGMALVLAQEAIKQPQFDNLPMQWRRFIIMPFMHSESTMIHERYLPLFEQLNDANTLDFEHRHKEIIDRFGRYPHRNDVLDRESTEEEEAFLKQPNSSF, from the coding sequence CTGAACTCTGATGCGCGTGCAGTCTTGGATTTTTGGTTTGATAAAAACAATGAGCAATATTGGTTTGCGCAAAACGACGACTTTGATAAGCAGATAAAAGAGAAGTTTGGCAACATTTGGCAATCTGCAAAACATGGTGAATGTGTGACTTGGCGGCTTGCAACATCACAGACAGACAGCAACAGCTCTATCACAGCTTTGGCTGGAAGACTGGCAGAAATTATTGTGTTAGATCAGTTTTCACGCAATCTATGTCGCGGGCAAGCGGATGCTTTTGCACAGGATGGCATGGCACTGGTATTGGCACAAGAAGCCATTAAACAGCCTCAGTTTGATAATTTGCCGATGCAGTGGCGCAGGTTTATTATTATGCCGTTTATGCACTCTGAGTCAACGATGATACATGAACGCTATCTGCCGCTGTTCGAGCAGCTAAATGATGCAAATACCCTAGATTTTGAACACCGTCATAAAGAAATCATTGATCGATTTGGCCGTTATCCACATCGTAACGACGTATTAGATCGTGAGTCGACTGAAGAAGAGGAAGCCTTCTTAAAGCAGCCGAACTCATCATTTTAA
- a CDS encoding ribonuclease HII yields the protein MVAPIHLTGQLHVTDEFLQDLSKLSLDVERRPLQIGVDEAGRGPLLGSVHVAAAILPTTWSGLIEMQPLKDTPLSILTDSKQLSEKKRDMLYPIVQQHAVGYVVAEIPAAVIDQVNILQATMLGMRLCTEELLVVVAEHVARATNAVSCPIQAQILFDGNRCPELDCKRLAASKITQSAIDCQAWVKGDARHTSIAAASILAKVSRDQTMYDLDSQYPQYGIAKHKGYPTRAHIEAIESYGVLSEHRRSFAPVRRALENT from the coding sequence TTGGTGGCTCCGATTCATCTAACAGGCCAGCTGCATGTTACCGATGAGTTTCTACAGGACTTATCTAAATTAAGCTTAGACGTAGAACGTCGTCCATTACAAATAGGCGTTGATGAAGCAGGTCGCGGGCCTTTGCTCGGCAGCGTCCATGTGGCTGCTGCCATATTGCCAACGACGTGGTCAGGTCTGATTGAGATGCAGCCATTGAAAGACACGCCACTATCGATACTGACCGACTCTAAGCAGCTCAGTGAAAAAAAACGCGACATGCTTTATCCCATCGTGCAGCAGCATGCTGTTGGATATGTCGTGGCTGAAATTCCAGCGGCGGTGATTGATCAGGTGAATATTCTGCAAGCAACTATGCTCGGTATGCGACTGTGTACAGAAGAGTTATTAGTCGTGGTCGCAGAGCATGTTGCGCGCGCTACAAATGCTGTCTCTTGTCCGATACAAGCGCAAATACTATTCGATGGCAATCGTTGCCCTGAGCTTGATTGTAAGCGACTGGCGGCATCAAAAATAACGCAATCAGCTATCGACTGCCAAGCATGGGTAAAAGGCGATGCGCGTCATACCAGTATCGCAGCGGCGAGTATATTAGCCAAAGTCAGTCGTGATCAAACCATGTATGATTTGGACTCTCAGTACCCGCAATACGGTATTGCTAAGCATAAAGGCTATCCGACTCGCGCTCATATAGAGGCGATTGAGAGTTATGGGGTGTTGTCAGAGCACAGACGCAGCTTTGCACCTGTGAGGCGAGCGCTCGAAAATACATAA
- the nspC gene encoding carboxynorspermidine decarboxylase, which yields MNPKNSLQSNNLSLLPTPYYLLDEAAIVANMQIIARLCELSGAKALLALKCFATWGVFDVMQPYLHGTTSSSLNEVRLGYETFGNNSTDNNEGNDKDKKETHAYSVAYSADEIDEVLSYADKIIFNSISQLNAFKEQARAQNIPVGLRLNPKTSNSSFIIADPARPFSRLGEHDKDKIAAVLDEITGVMIHNNCENDSFEAFSASLADIEDRFGNVLAQLEWVSLGGGIHFIAPDYPLEKLAARLKGFSEKYGVQVYLEPGEASIHGAGSLVTTVLDTMHNEKNLAVVDASIEAHMLDLLIYRESAPIASINVELMDIMPVNKDQVDDAPENTIIYGRSCLAGDIFGEYVLLSHLQVGDKITFGNAAGYTMVKKNWFNGVNMPAIVIRRLDGSIDIQREFDYQDYKASLS from the coding sequence ATGAATCCAAAAAATTCGCTACAAAGCAATAATTTATCACTACTACCAACGCCATATTATCTGCTAGATGAAGCGGCAATCGTTGCCAATATGCAGATTATCGCGCGTCTGTGTGAGTTGTCTGGCGCCAAGGCATTACTCGCGCTCAAATGCTTTGCCACTTGGGGGGTGTTTGATGTGATGCAGCCTTATTTGCATGGTACGACCTCATCGTCGCTCAACGAAGTGCGTTTGGGCTATGAAACCTTTGGCAATAATAGTACTGATAATAATGAAGGCAATGACAAAGATAAAAAAGAAACGCATGCCTATAGCGTGGCCTATAGCGCGGATGAAATCGATGAAGTTTTAAGCTATGCAGATAAAATTATCTTTAACTCAATCTCGCAGCTAAATGCTTTCAAAGAGCAAGCCCGTGCACAGAACATTCCAGTAGGGTTGCGATTAAACCCAAAGACCAGCAACTCGTCATTTATCATTGCTGATCCTGCGCGGCCTTTTAGCCGTCTTGGTGAACATGACAAAGATAAAATTGCCGCCGTGCTTGATGAGATTACTGGGGTGATGATTCATAATAACTGTGAGAATGATAGCTTTGAAGCGTTTAGTGCAAGCTTGGCTGATATCGAAGACAGATTTGGTAATGTTTTAGCCCAGTTAGAATGGGTAAGCTTGGGCGGTGGTATTCACTTTATCGCGCCTGATTATCCGCTGGAAAAATTAGCAGCTCGTTTAAAAGGCTTTAGTGAAAAATATGGCGTACAAGTTTATCTTGAGCCGGGTGAGGCAAGTATCCATGGCGCTGGCTCATTAGTCACCACAGTATTAGATACCATGCACAATGAAAAGAACTTAGCCGTCGTCGATGCCTCTATCGAAGCACACATGCTTGATTTACTAATTTATCGTGAGTCAGCGCCAATTGCGTCTATTAATGTAGAATTAATGGATATTATGCCTGTCAATAAAGACCAAGTAGATGATGCCCCTGAAAATACTATTATATACGGTCGTTCTTGCTTGGCAGGCGATATATTTGGCGAGTATGTACTACTTAGCCATTTACAAGTGGGTGATAAGATTACGTTTGGCAATGCCGCAGGCTATACCATGGTAAAGAAAAACTGGTTTAACGGTGTCAATATGCCCGCAATCGTTATCCGTCGCCTGGATGGTAGTATCGATATTCAGCGCGAGTTTGATTATCAAGATTACAAAGCCAGTTTGTCTTAA
- a CDS encoding saccharopine dehydrogenase family protein, which translates to MNTNQKTNQSKKDVLIIGAGGVAQVVAHKCAMHNDVLGEIHIASRTKDKCDAIAQSVKDKASFKQAAVLHTHQVDAMDSQAVIDLINDTGIQILINVGSAFINMTVLEACIETGTAYIDTAIHEDPRKICETPPWYDNYEWKRKQRCADNNVTAILGAGFDPGMVNAYARLGYDMMDAGSVTDIDIIDINAGSHGKYFATNFDPEINFREFTGTVYSWQDSKWQSNKMFEVKRTDDLPVVGVQNSYLSGHDEIHSLSANLDVPNIRFWMGFGEHYINVFTVLQSLGLLSEQPVMTAEGQEVIPLKVVKAVLPDPSSLAPNYTGKTCIGDKVKGKINGVDTEVFIYNISDHKEAYNEVGSQGISYTAGVPPVAAAMLVATGEWDAGKMVNVEELDAKPFINLLNKIGLPTRIKDSAGDRALEFDI; encoded by the coding sequence TTGAACACAAACCAAAAAACCAACCAAAGCAAAAAAGACGTACTCATCATCGGAGCAGGCGGTGTCGCTCAAGTGGTCGCGCATAAGTGTGCGATGCATAATGATGTGCTCGGCGAGATTCATATCGCCTCACGTACTAAAGATAAGTGCGATGCCATCGCTCAAAGCGTAAAAGACAAAGCGAGCTTTAAGCAAGCTGCTGTCTTGCATACGCACCAAGTCGATGCTATGGACAGCCAAGCTGTCATCGATCTTATCAACGATACGGGCATTCAAATCCTAATCAATGTCGGCTCGGCATTTATCAATATGACTGTATTAGAAGCTTGTATTGAGACGGGCACTGCCTATATCGATACTGCCATTCATGAAGATCCACGCAAGATTTGTGAGACGCCGCCATGGTATGACAACTATGAATGGAAACGCAAACAGCGCTGTGCGGACAATAATGTAACGGCAATCTTAGGTGCAGGATTTGATCCAGGTATGGTCAATGCCTATGCGCGTCTTGGCTATGACATGATGGATGCCGGTTCGGTGACTGATATTGATATTATCGATATCAATGCAGGTAGCCACGGAAAGTACTTCGCGACCAACTTCGACCCTGAGATTAATTTCCGTGAATTTACCGGTACGGTCTACTCTTGGCAGGACAGCAAATGGCAGTCTAACAAGATGTTTGAAGTGAAGCGTACCGATGATTTGCCAGTCGTTGGCGTGCAAAACAGTTACTTAAGTGGTCATGACGAGATTCATTCCTTATCAGCCAATTTAGACGTGCCGAATATTCGCTTTTGGATGGGTTTTGGTGAGCACTACATTAATGTCTTCACTGTACTACAAAGTTTAGGTCTGTTGTCTGAGCAGCCGGTGATGACTGCGGAAGGACAAGAAGTGATTCCGTTAAAAGTGGTCAAAGCTGTATTACCAGATCCAAGCTCTCTTGCGCCGAATTATACGGGCAAGACCTGCATCGGTGACAAGGTTAAAGGTAAAATAAACGGCGTTGATACTGAAGTATTTATCTATAATATCTCAGATCATAAAGAAGCTTATAACGAGGTCGGTAGCCAAGGTATCTCTTATACCGCAGGCGTGCCACCTGTTGCTGCTGCGATGCTGGTTGCGACTGGTGAGTGGGATGCTGGCAAGATGGTCAACGTTGAAGAGCTGGATGCCAAGCCATTTATCAATCTATTGAATAAGATTGGTTTGCCAACGCGTATCAAAGATAGCGCGGGTGATAGAGCATTAGAGTTTGATATTTAA
- the lpxB gene encoding lipid-A-disaccharide synthase, translating to MTDSVTPLVSTSSVITDAQIENEGQKKPLVIGIVAGEVSGDSLGADFMQQMNNLRDDVVWVGVGGAKMQAQGLQSIFPLSRLAVMGLVEVMAQLPDLLKARRELLEAFKVAHIDWFIGIDAPDFNLRVAKKLKPKGVFCVQYVSPSIWAWRESRIHGIKAATNLVLCLFPFELTVYERHNHPAICVGHPLLRTINQRLVDTPTNQLRSELVWHNDGLQQFFIERFDDVSQLICVMPGSRRGEITAILPLMLDGIQRLLLLDPKLCFIIPTVDQNHQYIVQDVIDQRSEQLRGAIVVVYDESQPNFSQQAMASSDIIMLASGTATFEAMLLERPMVVIYQLNQLTYQVAKRLVKVPYVALPNILAGSAIVPELVQEQASGDNICRTVMRLLQPRAYAEQLQDLVTTKQELQQQSNHDPANSVVAEWFAQRKS from the coding sequence ATGACTGATTCTGTTACGCCCCTCGTATCTACATCATCTGTTATAACGGATGCCCAGATTGAGAATGAGGGACAAAAGAAGCCACTGGTCATTGGTATCGTTGCAGGCGAGGTGTCTGGCGATAGTTTGGGCGCAGACTTTATGCAGCAGATGAATAACTTACGGGATGATGTCGTTTGGGTCGGTGTGGGCGGTGCAAAAATGCAGGCGCAAGGACTGCAAAGTATCTTTCCGTTATCACGCTTAGCGGTGATGGGTCTGGTAGAAGTGATGGCACAGTTGCCTGACTTATTGAAGGCGCGTCGCGAGTTGTTAGAAGCCTTTAAAGTCGCTCATATCGATTGGTTTATCGGTATAGATGCCCCTGATTTTAACCTACGTGTCGCCAAAAAGCTGAAGCCAAAAGGCGTATTCTGTGTGCAGTATGTCAGTCCCTCGATTTGGGCATGGCGTGAGTCACGTATCCACGGTATCAAGGCGGCGACCAATCTGGTGCTGTGCTTGTTTCCGTTTGAGCTAACAGTATATGAGCGTCACAATCACCCTGCGATCTGCGTCGGACATCCGCTATTACGCACGATCAATCAAAGGTTAGTAGATACACCGACCAATCAGCTGCGCAGTGAGCTGGTTTGGCATAATGATGGCTTGCAGCAGTTTTTTATTGAGCGCTTTGATGACGTCAGTCAGCTTATTTGCGTCATGCCAGGGTCACGCCGCGGGGAGATTACCGCTATTTTGCCTTTGATGCTAGATGGTATCCAAAGACTGCTGTTACTTGATCCTAAGCTGTGTTTTATCATTCCAACCGTTGATCAAAACCATCAGTATATCGTCCAAGACGTCATCGATCAGCGCTCAGAGCAACTGCGTGGCGCCATTGTCGTCGTCTATGATGAAAGCCAGCCAAACTTTAGTCAACAAGCGATGGCGTCTTCTGACATTATTATGTTGGCATCGGGTACTGCGACGTTTGAGGCGATGTTACTCGAGCGTCCGATGGTGGTCATCTATCAGTTAAATCAGCTGACTTATCAGGTTGCTAAGCGTTTGGTAAAAGTCCCTTATGTGGCACTGCCTAATATTCTAGCTGGCAGCGCAATTGTGCCTGAGCTGGTCCAAGAGCAGGCCAGTGGCGATAATATCTGTCGTACCGTGATGCGGCTGTTACAACCCCGTGCCTATGCTGAGCAACTGCAAGATCTGGTGACCACCAAGCAAGAGCTACAGCAACAAAGCAACCATGACCCTGCAAACAGTGTGGTTGCAGAGTGGTTCGCTCAAAGAAAGTCTTAA
- a CDS encoding 3-deoxy-7-phosphoheptulonate synthase — MTTPVTHNADIDDVNIEQFIPLITPAELKTELPLTDKAYHTVLKGRQTIQNILNGEDKRLFVVIGPCSIHDIKAAHEYADRLAVLAKEVEDSIFVVMRVYFEKPRTTVGWKGMINDPDMNDSFDIEKGLRTARKLLIDLNEKGLPCATEALDPNTPQYMQDLISWSAIGARTTESQTHREMSSGLSCPVGFKNGTDGGMTVAVNAMQAVKAGHSFLGLSADGQVSIIKSKGNPYAHVVLRGGNGKPNYDETAVAQVENELAKGKVSSKIMIDSSHANSGKDPYLQPMVIKNVAEQIQNGNKSIIGMMIESHLKGGNQKLTADLSQLEYGKSITDGCLDWDSTVTALHNLRDMVKDVLPNR, encoded by the coding sequence ATGACAACACCAGTTACTCACAACGCAGATATTGATGACGTGAATATTGAACAATTCATCCCTTTGATCACTCCAGCTGAGCTAAAAACTGAGCTTCCATTGACAGATAAAGCTTATCATACTGTCTTAAAAGGTCGTCAGACCATCCAAAATATTTTGAACGGTGAAGATAAGCGCCTGTTTGTGGTCATCGGCCCTTGCTCTATCCACGATATCAAGGCAGCACACGAATATGCTGATCGCTTGGCCGTATTAGCAAAAGAAGTCGAAGACAGTATTTTTGTCGTGATGCGAGTCTATTTTGAAAAGCCGCGCACCACAGTTGGCTGGAAAGGCATGATCAATGACCCTGACATGAATGACAGCTTTGATATCGAAAAAGGCCTACGTACTGCTCGTAAACTCCTGATCGATCTAAACGAAAAAGGTTTGCCCTGTGCCACCGAAGCACTAGATCCAAACACGCCGCAGTACATGCAAGACCTGATCAGCTGGTCAGCGATTGGTGCACGTACTACCGAGAGTCAGACACACCGTGAGATGAGCTCAGGGTTATCATGTCCTGTCGGCTTCAAAAACGGTACAGACGGCGGCATGACAGTCGCGGTAAACGCCATGCAAGCGGTCAAAGCCGGTCATAGCTTCTTAGGTCTATCGGCAGACGGTCAGGTTTCTATCATCAAGTCTAAAGGTAACCCTTACGCGCACGTGGTACTTCGCGGTGGTAACGGTAAGCCTAACTATGATGAAACTGCGGTCGCTCAAGTAGAAAACGAGCTCGCCAAAGGCAAAGTTAGCTCCAAGATTATGATCGACTCAAGCCATGCCAACTCTGGTAAAGACCCCTACTTACAGCCGATGGTCATCAAAAACGTTGCTGAGCAGATTCAAAACGGTAACAAGTCCATCATCGGTATGATGATAGAAAGTCATCTCAAAGGCGGTAATCAAAAGCTCACCGCTGATTTGAGTCAGCTTGAGTATGGTAAATCTATCACTGATGGTTGCCTCGACTGGGACAGCACGGTTACTGCTCTACACAATTTACGTGACATGGTAAAAGACGTATTGCCTAATCGTTAA
- a CDS encoding spore germination YkwD domain-containing protein, producing the protein MTFNTSERRLAIALFAALFLTACGGGDSPSNSNDGNPTPSIPEEPSEPIQPNVQTENDKAIASNDAIAALVASNTISLARTSCGLEGLDNDPALEEIATKHANYIKHVFANSTPTAFNAHYEGEIKDIKAWTGKNNPFFTGNIFEDRIRKAAYPNAMYGVTENIGHTYYYSSAGNIATPENAAESMAKSLLAAPYHLRSLMMPSLRLAGTSMVTYTPYGKKAAYNKGYVLNHNAAATSAINNATFKGVFTYPCQDVKGTVTALYNESPNPVKDTGRDLYMNPIGQPVYIHVPLAASIKVSNVKFHDVKRNINVPVQLLDADNDPYKGHTNYQLPVNEAFIMPLTDDLQSCDMQRAPNQSQQCGLYSNSEYRVSFDVLIDNKTLNKQSFTFTTGEVTY; encoded by the coding sequence ATGACATTTAATACTTCAGAGAGAAGACTTGCCATTGCCCTTTTTGCGGCGCTGTTTTTGACAGCTTGTGGTGGGGGTGATAGCCCGAGTAACAGCAATGATGGTAACCCTACACCTTCGATACCAGAAGAGCCTTCTGAGCCTATACAGCCTAATGTGCAAACTGAAAATGACAAAGCAATCGCTAGCAATGATGCTATTGCCGCACTGGTTGCAAGTAATACTATCAGTCTTGCGCGTACCAGCTGTGGTCTCGAGGGTTTAGATAATGATCCAGCGCTTGAAGAGATTGCTACCAAACACGCTAACTATATCAAGCACGTATTTGCCAACAGCACGCCGACAGCATTTAATGCGCACTATGAAGGTGAAATTAAAGACATTAAAGCATGGACAGGAAAAAACAACCCGTTTTTTACGGGTAATATATTTGAGGATCGTATAAGAAAGGCAGCATATCCTAATGCAATGTATGGCGTAACTGAGAATATCGGTCATACATATTATTATAGCTCTGCAGGTAATATTGCGACGCCTGAAAATGCCGCTGAGTCAATGGCCAAATCCTTACTGGCAGCACCTTATCATCTGCGCTCTTTGATGATGCCAAGTTTACGTTTGGCAGGGACGAGCATGGTTACTTATACACCTTATGGCAAAAAAGCAGCTTATAACAAAGGCTATGTTTTAAATCACAATGCAGCTGCAACTTCAGCCATTAATAATGCAACTTTTAAAGGTGTTTTTACTTACCCTTGTCAGGACGTCAAAGGTACGGTAACGGCTCTTTATAATGAAAGCCCTAACCCAGTCAAAGACACTGGTCGTGACTTATATATGAATCCTATCGGTCAGCCTGTCTATATTCATGTACCATTGGCCGCCAGCATTAAAGTCAGTAATGTAAAGTTCCATGACGTCAAACGTAATATAAATGTGCCCGTTCAATTGCTTGATGCTGATAATGACCCATACAAAGGCCATACTAACTATCAGCTACCAGTAAACGAAGCATTTATTATGCCGCTCACCGATGATCTACAGAGCTGTGACATGCAACGTGCCCCAAATCAAAGTCAGCAATGCGGGCTGTATAGTAATAGTGAGTATCGTGTCAGCTTTGATGTGTTAATCGATAATAAAACCTTAAATAAACAATCGTTTACTTTTACCACCGGTGAGGTGACTTATTAG
- a CDS encoding Na/Pi cotransporter family protein, producing the protein MYRRIILLTVFLVLSYGFWISPNLKQISAGVAIFLFGMLALEEGFRAFTGGLLEKILKKTTTGLWKSMSFGVVTTTLMQSSSLVSVITISFLSAGLISLASGIGIIFGANLGTTTGAWLVAGFGLKVDIAAYAMPMLVFGIILILQKSKHLKGVGYILAGLGFLFLGIHYMKEGFELFRENIDLTAYAMTGLKGLLLYTLIGIAATVIMQSSHATLVLIITALASQQITYDNALALAIGSNIGTTITAIIGAISAGVNGKRLAAAHLVFNVITGLVAIALISQLMLSVDWLSERLNIAADNYTLKLAVFHTLFNLLGVILMVPFIGRLGDAITKLLPDKAYAVAEPMYLKDSALDIPELAVEAVHKEILNLGDYFFGIICHGLSFRVKDIRSNTPIQEVIDSFEKPIPVNLDEEYTNKIKGLYVEIVNYIGRINNENMSAAQSNEIFELRSAGRSMLAAIKSTKHLHKNLSRYLSDPNPYVRAEYNKIRYRLGTILRSLAEIQEDPDELRTVLPTIEAMRVDIMQADQRFVSDMNQLIRERKITGAMATSLMNDNNYTNNIANQLLEIATILFKSADADMHEVEQSLMLDEQETADAIAARKIKEQESVTHESQ; encoded by the coding sequence ATGTATAGAAGAATAATACTGCTCACTGTATTCTTAGTTTTATCTTATGGTTTTTGGATCAGTCCTAACCTAAAGCAAATCAGTGCGGGTGTGGCGATATTCTTGTTTGGCATGCTAGCGCTAGAGGAGGGCTTTAGAGCTTTCACTGGTGGACTGCTTGAGAAGATTTTGAAAAAAACCACCACAGGTCTTTGGAAAAGCATGAGCTTTGGGGTGGTTACCACTACCTTGATGCAGTCTAGCTCTTTGGTCTCTGTCATTACCATCTCGTTTTTGTCCGCAGGTTTAATCAGTTTGGCATCGGGTATTGGTATTATTTTTGGCGCAAACTTAGGGACGACGACAGGGGCTTGGCTGGTGGCAGGCTTTGGCCTAAAAGTCGATATTGCCGCCTATGCGATGCCCATGCTGGTATTTGGGATTATTTTAATACTACAAAAATCTAAGCATCTAAAAGGCGTGGGTTATATATTGGCAGGCCTAGGGTTTTTATTCCTCGGTATCCATTATATGAAGGAGGGCTTTGAGCTCTTTCGGGAGAATATTGATTTAACCGCTTATGCCATGACGGGTCTCAAAGGCTTGCTGCTCTATACCTTGATTGGTATCGCGGCAACGGTGATTATGCAATCAAGCCACGCCACCTTGGTGCTGATCATAACCGCTTTAGCGAGCCAGCAAATCACTTATGACAACGCCTTAGCACTAGCCATTGGCAGTAATATCGGCACCACCATCACCGCGATAATCGGTGCCATCAGTGCTGGGGTCAATGGTAAACGGTTGGCTGCCGCGCATCTGGTCTTCAACGTGATTACAGGTTTGGTGGCAATTGCTCTGATCTCACAATTGATGCTATCGGTTGACTGGTTGTCCGAGCGCTTAAACATAGCGGCTGACAATTACACCCTAAAACTGGCGGTCTTTCACACCTTATTTAATCTATTAGGCGTCATTTTGATGGTGCCTTTCATCGGTAGGCTGGGTGATGCCATTACCAAACTGCTCCCCGATAAAGCTTATGCGGTTGCTGAACCCATGTATTTAAAAGACTCTGCTTTGGATATTCCCGAGCTTGCCGTAGAGGCCGTCCACAAAGAAATCCTAAATCTAGGTGATTACTTCTTTGGGATAATATGTCATGGATTGAGCTTTAGGGTAAAAGATATTCGCTCAAATACACCGATACAAGAGGTCATAGACTCTTTTGAAAAACCCATTCCTGTCAATTTGGATGAGGAATATACCAATAAAATAAAAGGGCTTTATGTAGAGATAGTGAACTATATTGGCAGAATAAATAACGAAAACATGTCTGCTGCGCAAAGTAATGAGATATTCGAGCTACGCTCTGCGGGCAGAAGTATGCTGGCCGCCATCAAAAGCACCAAACATCTCCATAAAAACCTATCCAGATACTTGAGTGATCCCAATCCCTATGTGCGCGCTGAATATAATAAAATCCGCTATCGCTTAGGGACTATTCTTAGAAGCTTGGCTGAGATACAAGAGGATCCCGATGAACTTAGAACGGTGCTACCAACCATTGAGGCAATGAGGGTGGATATAATGCAAGCAGATCAGCGTTTTGTCTCTGATATGAATCAACTTATTCGCGAAAGAAAAATCACCGGCGCTATGGCGACATCCTTGATGAATGACAACAACTATACCAATAATATCGCCAATCAGTTGCTTGAGATTGCCACGATACTGTTTAAAAGTGCTGATGCAGACATGCATGAAGTGGAACAAAGCCTCATGCTAGATGAGCAAGAAACTGCCGATGCTATTGCCGCTCGTAAAATCAAAGAACAGGAGAGTGTGACCCATGAAAGCCAATAA
- a CDS encoding biotin transporter BioY — protein MSTVLTSTKQWLISHEQAAFFIKAIFGSLMIALFAQISVPMYPVPITGQTLAVTVVGLSLGRKAGVAAVLLYLFQGAIGLPVFANGSAGIAAFFGPTGGYLYGFIATVAILGYFSDKGILKSYFMSTVVALIATAATFVFGLMHLSLFVPEGTVLQFGLYPFIIGGIIKAVLAAALVVPTHKFFSKL, from the coding sequence ATGTCAACCGTATTAACATCGACTAAACAGTGGCTTATTTCTCATGAGCAGGCCGCTTTTTTTATTAAAGCCATTTTTGGATCTTTGATGATCGCTTTGTTTGCGCAAATCTCAGTACCAATGTACCCAGTACCCATCACAGGCCAAACCCTTGCTGTTACGGTAGTAGGTCTCTCATTAGGTAGAAAGGCTGGCGTAGCAGCAGTACTTCTATATTTGTTCCAAGGCGCTATCGGTCTTCCTGTATTCGCCAATGGCTCTGCAGGCATTGCTGCCTTTTTTGGCCCTACAGGTGGCTATTTGTACGGATTTATTGCCACGGTTGCCATTTTAGGGTATTTCAGTGATAAAGGCATATTAAAGAGCTACTTTATGAGCACTGTGGTTGCACTTATCGCAACTGCCGCTACTTTTGTGTTTGGTCTGATGCATTTATCTTTGTTTGTACCAGAAGGAACTGTCCTACAATTTGGTTTGTATCCGTTTATCATTGGTGGCATTATCAAAGCGGTATTGGCAGCTGCCCTAGTCGTACCAACGCATAAGTTTTTCTCAAAGCTATAA